A region of the Lycium barbarum isolate Lr01 chromosome 1, ASM1917538v2, whole genome shotgun sequence genome:
CTTTACTTGCACTTCAATCATATATGACTAAAGTGccatttggacatggtttgaaaccatgatttggaTTTCATCCCATGATTttaaatcgcatgtccaaacgctgatttcatctcatggttttaaatcgcatgtccaaacgcctactaaggtTCAACCAATTTTTGCATGTATTTCAATCATTTTTGCAACCACATATGATTGAAGTGTAGTCACTTTTGCCTTCACTTTAATCACATATAAATAAAGTTCAATTAATTCTTGGATGCGCTTCGCCACCAAAAGATGTGATGcaggatggagctgctcctcctTTAACCAGATGTCTCAGGTTCGAGCTCTTGGTATGGAACTAGAAATTTTAACAATCAACACACGAGCAACATCAACCATCAATTTATCAAAGCAAAAACAAATCTCACAACCTCATTTTGTCATATTCAAgaatattattttttttcttcaccGACTAATAAAAACAGCATCATATAATATGAGATAATATAAGACCTACAACATCGAACCTTTCGGTCTAACTTTTAACTGTATCTTAGTTGCATTTCCATGGCTCATTTCTTCCTCAAACAGTTTTTTTCTCTCAATACCAATTCTACTCTCCAATGGATATTACTACTTCAAGAAAatccaatttcaatgatttcttGCCTATAATGGCTGAATAGCTTGGTGGGGATGGTTTAACAGGAGAGTTATGTAAAGGGATTCAGTTATTAATGGTAAGGATAAAAGGTTCATTACATTTGAGTCTCTCAAGAAGAATTCTGCTTTGTTAGGAATTCAAGATTTGTGTGATGATGATCTTAAGAGTATGCTTAAAAGAAGGTGGTTTTGATGGTGATGGAGCTCTTAATCAGACGGAATTTTGTGTGTTGATGTTTAGGTTGAGACCTGAGTTAATGGAGCAATCTCAGTTTTTGTTAGAAGAAGCTCTTCATCAAGAGTTCAGAGATTCTGACTTTTCATTGTAACGTTACTTACCTCTAATGTATACATGTAATACATTGCAAAAATATATACAGAAAGTTGTATCTATGAAGAAACAGTTTGTTTATTCAGTTCTGTTCATTGTCTCTACCAATGagtccttttttttctttttcttttgtcctAAGAATTTAACGAATTCAATATCCGAAGCTCACTGTTCGATGAATTCTGAGCTGAAACTTGgtaggtgtttggccatagattccaaatatttatcactttatttggaatttttgaagttggagttgtgtttggttatactttttgcaaaggaGAAAAGAgagcactttatttggaattatggcactttatttggaattatgAAGATGGAGTTGGAAAAAAGGTTATAAGCTGTTTTTCAAATTTGCAATCCAACTtcaagttggatttggaattttCATTTTGAAATAAGGTGAAAAATtaatccggaaaaaagtgaataattttcatGGAATGGGTCCTTATAAATTCAGCTTAAATGAAGAACTtgggattcatatagccgacctaAACTTGTTTGAGATTAAGGCGTAGTTATTGTTTTTTGTGGCAATGCACAACAtaaaatctttctttctttcaatgcTGCTGCTACTGCTTCTTCTTATGAGTAATTACAAGCTAAGTTCAGCGGACTCTTCACTTTTGTTGCCGCACTCcagtcggattctccaaaaatgcactacttttgaagTGTCCAACACGCACCAGTCAATATTTTTTatgagtccgagcaacatagattaAAAGTATCGCGTGTCAATTTGCATTTATTTCTTAGCTTGTCGAATACAGGTAGAACTTGGACGAACATAGAATCAATGGATGATCTCACTAGTGACGATCCATGGAAGTAAAGATGAAGGTCAAAGTTGTGGAAATGTGATTTTCTATTCAAAAATCGACACGCCGGTCAAAAATAAACTGCTGGTTGAATAAATTGAAAGCTGTCAGTTGCAGGAACCACACATTTCATGATAAAATAATCCAGTAACATCATAAGTAAGTTTATAAACTGAAAGGTCCTAGAAGTTTGCTCAGCCTTCAAATAATCTTAGTGAGAAAAATGCATCATCTATGTTCATTGAGTAATCATTAATAATTCTATTACTATTAGACTTAATCTAGTCTGTGTATTTTGATTGTGTATGGTTACTAAATGCATCATCTTATTGAGATTTCGATTCGATTTCGAACTACTATTCGTGTATGCTGATGTTATAAACCCATGGATCTTTGGTATATTTCCTATTGTGCTTGTTTACTCTGTTTAGTGGGGAGAATACGTGCACTGTCCCATAGCATTATCAATCAATCTCAATCTCTAAGTGATGGTGAGAGCTTAGTTTCTGAAGGGGGAACTTTTGAACTGGGTTTCTTTAGTCCAGGCAGTTCAACGCACCGGTACTTGGGCATTTGGTATAAGAATATCCCCGTTAAAACTATCGTTTGGGTGGCAAACAGGAAAACACCAATTAAAGATCGCACTGGAGTATTCACGATAAACAACACGGGAAGTATTCAAGTTACCAGTAGGACTAGTGGTGTTATTTGGTCAACAAATTCATTCAAGGCCACTAAATCACCTGCTATACAACTTTTAGATTCTGGGAATCTTGTCGTAATCGACGAGAAGGGAATCTATCTGTGGCAGAGCTTTGATTACCCTTCTGATACACTGTTACCTGGAATGAAGCTTGGATGGGATTTACGAACGGGTCTTAATAGGCAGCTCTCTTCATGGAAAAACTCAGATGACCCTTCCCCTGGAGAACTAAGTGACGGGATAGAGCTTCATGAATTTCGCGAGTCTGTTGTGTGGAAGGGCTCTGAGAAGTACTTCCGTGGTGGTCCATGGAATGGAGAGCAGTTTAGTGGAGCCCCTGATTTAAAGGTGAATTCGGTATATGATTACAACTTTATATCTAATGAAGACGAAGTGTACTATACCTACCAGCTCAAGAACAAGTCCGTCTTTTCAAGGTTGATCTTTTTTTAAGCaggtttttctttttttcttttataattttttttaatttttttttttttaattttctttccaaGGTTGATCTTGAATGATTCAACCTCTTCTCGGCAACGGTATGTGTGGGCGGAATCTAGTCGAGCCTGGAACCTCTATTCATTAGTGCCATATGATTATTGTGATACTTACGGTCTTTGTGGTGCGAATTCTGTTTGCATAATCACTGACTCACCTAGGTGTCAATGCTTGGAAGGGTTTAAACCGAAATCACTAAATAGCTGGAACTCGATGGACTGGCTGGAGGGATGCATTCTTAGCAAGCCATTTAGCTGTGAGAGTAAGGACGTTTTTGTCAAATTTTCTGAGCTAAAACTACCAGATACTACTAAATCTTGGGTAAGTGGTACTATGAATCTTCAAGAGTGCAGGGAAGCATGCTTGAAAAATTGTTCGTGTATGGCTTACTCAAATTTAGATATTAGAGGACAAGGAAGTGGATGTGCCCTTTGGTTCGGTGATCTGATTGATATCCGGCAGGTTTCAAATGGTGGCCAGGACCTTTATATACGGATTGAGGCTTCAAAAAAAGGTGCATGTTGTAAAAagatcttttcttttttccttttattttcgtAGATCTTGTGTCAATCTGTTACTTATACTAACTTATTTTTCTCTTTAACAGCTGGAAGGCGTGTCGTTAATGCAGTCTTAATTAGTCTAATCACCGTGGCTGTGCTTTTTGGGTTGGTTCTCTTTCGCTACTATCTTTCTCGCAGGAAGACGAAGGTTAAAGGTGTGTGCAGTAGAGCTAATTCATTTGTAAAAAATTTGGTACTCTCTTGGTCTTTAAAGTCTTCGTATGCATttgtaattctttttctttttctctgttACTTATTTGCTTGCATTGATGTGACTGTTTATAGCTGTTAGTTCATATCATCATCAGCAGACTACTTTCTTCTGTGAGGTTGTTTGGTTCACAGTAGGACTAGAACTTTACTGATGGAATTTACATGcctattttttaaatatttctaaGCTAGGATCCTATTCCAATTAATTTGAATGATATTTTACCAATATCCACCTTGTGTCAGGGATAGTACTCGGACGAGATCACTGGCC
Encoded here:
- the LOC132628519 gene encoding G-type lectin S-receptor-like serine/threonine-protein kinase At4g27290, encoding MDLWYISYCACLLCLVGRIRALSHSIINQSQSLSDGESLVSEGGTFELGFFSPGSSTHRYLGIWYKNIPVKTIVWVANRKTPIKDRTGVFTINNTGSIQVTSRTSGVIWSTNSFKATKSPAIQLLDSGNLVVIDEKGIYLWQSFDYPSDTLLPGMKLGWDLRTGLNRQLSSWKNSDDPSPGELSDGIELHEFRESVVWKGSEKYFRGGPWNGEQFSGAPDLKVNSVYDYNFISNEDEVYYTYQLKNKSVFSRLILNDSTSSRQRYVWAESSRAWNLYSLVPYDYCDTYGLCGANSVCIITDSPRCQCLEGFKPKSLNSWNSMDWLEGCILSKPFSCESKDVFVKFSELKLPDTTKSWVSGTMNLQECREACLKNCSCMAYSNLDIRGQGSGCALWFGDLIDIRQVSNGGQDLYIRIEASKKAGRRVVNAVLISLITVAVLFGLVLFRYYLSRRKTKVKGIVLGRDHWPSEGPKEDLELLFFELATMVNATDNFSSNNKLGEGGFGPVYKGTLVDGREIAVKRLSKSSEQGLNEFITEVKLIAKLQHRNLVKLVGSCIAGEEKMLVYEYMTNGSLDSFVFDQTRRTQLGWSKFFEIIGGMARGLLYLHQDSRLRIIHRDLKASNVLLDSELNPKISDFGLARTFQGDQCGDNTERVVGTLGYMAPEYALYGLFSVKSDVFSFGLLLLEIVSGKKNRCFHHHHHHGLIGYAWRMWTEGTPLELVDSSLEYETSSMSEILRCIHVSLLCVQQSPDDRPNMSTLVLMLNGESTLPQPKEPGFLRDMIPVEITCIRSSEYDDSCTANEITFSSFGAR